In the Peptoclostridium acidaminophilum DSM 3953 genome, one interval contains:
- a CDS encoding MATE family efflux transporter: MEEIRLTEGKIENLIKRLSVPASTGFFFNTMFNVVDTLFAAMVSTEAVAGMAFSFPVFFIIIAFSSGLGIGTTAIISNEIGKGAQGESRKYSIDAVTLGVLLGAVLIIAGSVTTNIFLQSMGAQGEPLAEASKYMEVILQGVVFFALNAVLNAILSANGDTKPYRNVLILGFFMNVLLDPLFVLGWGVVPAMGIQGIALSTVLIQLVGGIYLAKKIIEKKIIPDLKSSELIPSPSHYIEILKQAIPSSLNMVTVALGMFVINYFIMKYSDSKTIAAYGIAIRIEQIALLPAIGLNIAVLSIVGQNYGAKKYERISHAVLKAAKYGVIIMTCAMAIVFPFARQLMSLFTRDASVIEAGAAYLRIEVFTFNTYVLLNIATSALQGLKKPGFAVYIGLYRQLVMPVIVFYVFASTLNMGISGIWWGIFAVNWSAVAITCFYTVGIFKKIGIRS, from the coding sequence ATGGAGGAGATCAGGCTTACGGAAGGCAAAATCGAAAATCTCATAAAACGGCTTTCTGTACCAGCAAGTACAGGCTTCTTTTTCAACACGATGTTTAACGTTGTGGACACTCTGTTTGCTGCTATGGTGTCTACCGAGGCAGTAGCTGGCATGGCGTTTTCGTTTCCTGTTTTCTTTATAATAATTGCGTTCAGCTCTGGCCTTGGAATTGGTACTACTGCTATCATATCAAACGAGATAGGCAAAGGCGCTCAAGGGGAGTCCAGAAAATATTCAATTGACGCGGTGACGCTGGGAGTGTTGCTGGGAGCAGTTTTGATTATAGCAGGAAGTGTCACGACAAATATATTTTTGCAGAGCATGGGTGCACAGGGAGAGCCTCTTGCAGAAGCGTCAAAATACATGGAGGTTATACTACAGGGAGTGGTTTTCTTCGCTCTAAATGCAGTGCTTAATGCTATACTTTCAGCAAATGGTGACACCAAGCCATACAGGAATGTTCTCATACTGGGTTTTTTTATGAATGTACTGCTTGATCCTCTTTTTGTGCTTGGATGGGGGGTTGTGCCGGCTATGGGCATACAAGGGATTGCTCTCTCCACGGTCTTGATTCAGCTTGTAGGGGGTATATACCTGGCAAAAAAAATTATCGAAAAAAAAATAATACCGGACTTAAAGAGCTCGGAACTCATTCCTTCGCCAAGCCATTATATTGAAATATTAAAGCAGGCAATACCTTCAAGTTTGAACATGGTAACAGTGGCACTTGGCATGTTTGTCATAAACTATTTCATAATGAAGTATTCCGATTCGAAAACAATAGCCGCCTATGGCATAGCAATAAGAATAGAGCAGATAGCGCTTTTGCCGGCTATAGGGCTTAATATTGCAGTGCTCTCGATTGTAGGGCAAAACTACGGGGCGAAAAAATATGAACGGATTAGTCACGCAGTTTTAAAGGCTGCAAAGTATGGTGTCATAATAATGACGTGTGCCATGGCCATTGTTTTTCCATTTGCAAGACAGCTCATGTCCTTGTTCACAAGGGATGCGAGTGTGATTGAAGCCGGAGCGGCGTACCTTAGAATAGAGGTCTTCACGTTCAACACATACGTCCTGCTCAACATAGCGACTTCAGCTCTGCAGGGACTTAAGAAGCCTGGATTTGCAGTATATATAGGATTGTACAGGCAGCTTGTTATGCCTGTGATTGTGTTCTATGTTTTTGCGAGCACTCTGAATATGGGGATTTCCGGAATATGGTGGGGCATATTTGCAGTAAATTGGTCTGCGGTAGCAATCACATGTTTTTATACTGTTGGGATATTCAAGAAAATTGGAATCCGATCCTAG